The genomic window CCTTCTATCTAGGGAAAGATCATACCAAGGATTACTTGTTTACCAACTTGATGATGTTATTAACCCCGGAGCCTTGTTATTAGAGGGGGAAATCGATGGTGTTAATGAGAGTAAAGAAAATATAGAAATATCTGCATATACAATTGTGGCTGAAAACCAAGAGCTATTTAAACAAAATTACTTATTTGAGCTAAGAATAGAAAATAGCACGTGGTACGTTTCTAATATAGAAAGATTAAGTTATGACTCAATAGATTCAGATTCTAAGTTAAATCCACTTTCCTCACAAGTAACTTGTAAAGTTTATCAAATAATTGATCATGAGGATTTATTTAACATTCTAGAAGGTATAGATGATTTAAGAGAAGTCGAAGAAATTCCTAATGGTATTCATTTGAGAATTACAACAAACAATCACAGCCTTGATGAAGGGGTTTCATTCTTAACTGGTATATTTGCAGATCTAATTGTTAATGGAGAAGAATTTGTAATAATTGCTAAAGATAGGGATTCGCTAAATGACTTAGAAAACTTTTTATACTATGAAGATAGGGGATCAGTAGTATTTAAAAATGAATACACACTAACTATCCTTAATGCTTATAGTTATGCAGGAGGGCAATATAATAGTTTCGAAGAAGTTTTATTAAGAGAAGAAGTAGATTATGACCCTGATGATGGTATGCGTTTTTTATCTATACGTTATCTAATCAAAGATAAAGAAAAAGTAGAACAAAGACTAGAAGAATTAAAAAGTCTTGTTATACAATTACCAGGTAAACATAAAGTTTATTATCAACTTAACAAACAAACTAACGATTTCCTAGCGGAATATATTTTAGGTTCAAATTGGTTAACAGTATCTGCATTTGGTGAATTAGATATAAGCATTGCTAGAAAACAAATTGAAAAAGATATGTATGAAAGCCTAGAGTTTGATGGGATGGAAGTCAGAGAAGATGGTATATTTGGCATATTAACCTTTGATGTAAAAAAACAGTATCCAGAACTAGAATTATCACTTAAAGAAATGTATTTAGATAAATGGTATAGGTCTAGGTTAAACATATTGCAAGGTATGAGTCCTTCTGAAGCGTGCAAAACTGAAGAGGGTACTAGGATGTTATGGGCAATGTTTAAAAACATAAAAAACAAGGAAAAATATTCTAATCTTGCTAATAATAAATTTATAAATTTAAAAGAATATATGAAAAAAGTTGATTTATATTCCTTGCAAAAACCCTAGATTTATTAAACTTTGGAAAAATTGCGGCAAAAGGCAAAATATGTATATACAATAGACTATAGTATATTGTATAATTTAATAAATAAAATATAAATTTTTATATTGACAGCAATATTACCTTTAAATATACTATATAGATAACAAAATAACATATTCTCAATAGCGATGAAAAGAAATACACATCAGTAAGTTTGATTACAGAGAGTCGGGGGAGCTGGAAACCGGTATCTAAACTTGAAATTGTGTTTCATCATCTTGGAGCTGCTATCTGAAAAGTCATAAGACCTAGTAGGTGGTGCCGGACGTACAAGTCTGTTAAAAAGAGGTACTAAAATAATTTTGAGCGGTCGTATTTATGCTAAATACGACAAGCAGGGTGGTACCGCGGGAATACCCTCTCGTCCCTGATGTGGACGAGAGGGTTTTTGTATTTAAAAACATAACCAATTTACAAAGTAAATTATTATAACAATGTCTACAGCTTTTTCATAGAAAGGAGTAAAAAAATGAAGAGCAAACAGGTTAAACACGGAACAGAAAGAGCAGCACAGCGTTCGCTGTTTAAAGCATTAGGCTTAATTGACGAAGAAATGAACAGACCATTTATAGGTATAGTAAACTCTCACAATGAAATAGTTCCTGGTCATACCCATCTTGACAAAATTGCTGAAGCTGTAAAATCCGGAGTTCGCATGGCAGGTGGAGTGCCCTTTGAATTTCATACCATAGCAGTATGTGATGGGATTGCAATGGGGCACACAGGAATGAAATATTCCCTTGCTAGTCGAGAATTAATAGCTGATTCAATTGAAATTATGGCTACTGCTCATGGATTTGATGCTTTAGTTTTTATACCTAATTGTGACAAAGTTGTCCCGGGCATGTTAATGGCTGCCGCACGTCTAAACTTACCGTCTATTTTTATTAGTGGGGGACCAATGCTTTCTGGAGCGACAACTGATCGTAGAGTGAGTCTTAGCCAAGTTTTTGAAGGGGTAGGAGCAATTGCGGCTGGTAAAATAAATGAACAACAACTAAAACATTTAGAAGATAATGCTTGTCCAACCTGTGGTTCATGTGCTGGTATGTTTACAGCAAATTCAATGAACTGCTTAACAGAAGCCTTAGGAATAGGTTTGCCAGGTAATGGAACAATCCCTGCAGTTTATTCTGAAAGAATTAGGCTAGCGAAAACTGCAGGAACAAAGATTATGGAGCTTTTTGAAAAAGATATTAAACCTAAAGATATCATGACCAAAGCAGCATTTACAAATGCAATACATATAGATATGGCTATTGGATGTTCAACTAACTCGGTTTTACATCTTATGGCTATTGCTAATGAAGCAAATATAGATATTGACTTAAGTATTTTTAATGAAATAAGTTCTAGTACCCCACATCTTTGTAAGATAAGCCCTGCTGGTGACCACCATATGGAAGACTTATACCGTGCTGGTGGTGTTCAAGCAATTTACAATGAATTAAGTAAAAAGAATTTAATAAATAAAGAGTGTATAACTGTTACAGGTACAACTATTGGTGAAAACATAGCTACTAGACCAGTATTAGATAGTACTGTTATTAGGCCAG from Candidatus Syntrophocurvum alkaliphilum includes these protein-coding regions:
- the ilvD gene encoding dihydroxy-acid dehydratase, with product MKSKQVKHGTERAAQRSLFKALGLIDEEMNRPFIGIVNSHNEIVPGHTHLDKIAEAVKSGVRMAGGVPFEFHTIAVCDGIAMGHTGMKYSLASRELIADSIEIMATAHGFDALVFIPNCDKVVPGMLMAAARLNLPSIFISGGPMLSGATTDRRVSLSQVFEGVGAIAAGKINEQQLKHLEDNACPTCGSCAGMFTANSMNCLTEALGIGLPGNGTIPAVYSERIRLAKTAGTKIMELFEKDIKPKDIMTKAAFTNAIHIDMAIGCSTNSVLHLMAIANEANIDIDLSIFNEISSSTPHLCKISPAGDHHMEDLYRAGGVQAIYNELSKKNLINKECITVTGTTIGENIATRPVLDSTVIRPVDNPYSLTGGLAILYGNLAEEGAIVKRSAVSEEMLEHEGTARVFNSEEEAVEAILNNKIKSKDVIVIRYEGPQGGPGMREMLTPTSALAGMGLDKEVALITDGRFSGATKGAAIGHVSPEAAEGGIIGLIEDGDLIRINIPALKLEVLVDEGILSERKSNWQAPELSIKTGYVKQYAKMVQSASTGAIFKK